A window of Babesia microti strain RI chromosome III, complete genome contains these coding sequences:
- a CDS encoding transcriptional adapter 2-alpha (overlaps_old_locusTagID:BBM_III03740), protein MSGNNIEGKSTGIKSSQNVTIPNQFQNNSSSESNIKSMGIKSKQSPSNILSSASNCGDDKNNPSTGKDSGVKAMGPYEQCNICGRLCDRAGHIQCAECENFHICLTCFCSGSEKPSNQSTAFVPTDNVYKHKNNHKYIPIGVNNMPLFTIDWTSEQELLLLEGLSKYGLGNWKQISELVNISNGYPKSASNCQKHYYEVYINSANPPLPDLNSIILPDKNQPPPPCSPIDECTDSTIASPETTTHSNTNKPQTFGYWPLRGDFDVEYDNDAELILADMEFRDDDTPQQKELKLKVIEIYNSKLDERIYRKRIIIERGLLDSKSTQQREKKLTSEERELYNILRPFNRFHSPESHEQLIQLLVQERKIRSRLYQLLLWKSLGLESIQDVYEYEYDRATKRRHFENESRIITSIAVRDKNARTKSNVKKETATSVVTTELDAKAKIISECLEEKEIEFCNTYGIPPIVFFMAKRVLLEEIATNPLISIDQNCKSLDLDVTKHGRLFDFILNLTPHAPYQNSELEPIVDLSALPLNNKGKIDSKYIASEILPPS, encoded by the exons ATGAGCGGGAATAACATAGAAGGGAAGTCTACTGGCATCAAATCATCCCAAAATGTCACAATtccaaatcaatttcaaaataacAGTTCTTCTGAGAGCAATATTAAATCTATGGGAATAAAATCAAAACAATCACCCTCAAATATACTCTCTAGCGCTAGTAACTGTGGCGATGATAAAAACAACCCTAGTACCGGAAAGGATTCAGGTGTCAAGGCTATGGGACCATATGAACAGTGCAACATATGCGGGAGACTTTGCGATCGTGCGGGACATATTCAGTGTGCAGAATGTGAAAACTTTCACATATGTCTGACTTGTTTCTGCAGTGGTTCTGAAAAGCCATCTAACCAATCCACCGCTTTTGTACCTACTGATAATGTTTATAAACACAAAAATAACCACAAATACATACCAATTGGGGTTAACAATATGCCCTTATTCACTATAGACTGGACCTCTGAGCAGGAGCTGTTGCTGCTGGAGGGGTTAAGTAAGTATGGCTTGGGTAATTGGAAG CAAATATCGGAACTTGTTAACATATCCAACGGGTATCCAAAATCTGCAAGCAACTGCCAGAAGCACTACTACGAGGTCTACATAAATTCAGCCAATCCGCCATTACCT gatCTCAACAGTATAATACTGCCAGATAAAAATCAACCGCCGCCTCCATGCTCCCCCATCGACGAGTGCACGG ACTCAACTATAGCGTCACCAGAAACTACAACACACTCAAACACTAATAAACCTCAAACATTTGGTTACTGGCCATTGAGAGGCGATTTTGACGTGGAGTATGACAATGATGCAGAACTTATTCTTGCAGATATGGAATTCCGTGACGATGACACACCGCAGCAAAAGGAACTGAAGCTTAAAGTCATTGAGATATATAATTCTAAGCTTGATGAGAGGATTTACCGTAAGCGGATCATTATTGAAAG GGGTCTGCTAGATTCTAAAAGTACGCAGCAGAGGGAAAAGAAATTGACAAGTGAGGAAAGGGAActgtataatattttacgTCCATTCAACCGATTTCACTCACCCGAATCCCATGAGCAACTCATTCAACTCCTGGTCCAAGAGCGCAAAATTAGATCTAGGTTGTATCAGTTACTGCTATGGAAATCCTTAGGCCTGGAATCAATTCAAGACGTATAT GAATATGAATATGATAGAGCAACTAAAAGAAGacattttgaaaatgaatcTAGGATTATAACCTCCATTGCGGTTAGGGATAAGAATGCTAGGACGAAGAGCAATGTAAAGAAGGAAACAGCAACAAGCGTTGTGACAACAGAATTGGATGCAAAGgccaaaataatttctgAGTGTCTAGAAGAGAAG GAGATTGAATTTTGTAATACTTATGGGATCCCTCCTATAGTATTTTTCATGGCTAAACGAGTGCTGTTAGAAGAAATCGCCACCAATCCcttaatttcaattgatcaaaattgtaaatcaCTAGACTTGGATGTCACTAAACATGGCAGATTGTTCGATTTTATCCTAAATTTAACGCCGCACGCCCCCTATCAAAATTCTGAGCTAGAACCAATCGTAGATTTATCAGCGCTTCCATTGAATAACAAGGGGAAGATAGACtcaaaatatattgcatCTGAAATTTTACCTCCTAGTTAA
- a CDS encoding conserved Plasmodium protein, unknown function (overlaps_old_locusTagID:BBM_III03730): protein MKPRRIFRRIPPPWHIVSKNIYLSKKLKNNNTSIGSNPTAINDFDDVIHSFNSITKQIPDQDTSICSTIKLGGISLKNAEITANLDIHLMVTKLSTSLQHIGYFPSSHRYKKDFINLLEQLPRILAFVTPIELLKLVISIDQSHIKLHCNDTIISLFNQLSNHLESVINEHNLVLLIQSYLNLNNHCIEDILSTPFYQQLIELLTSKIYISECDLFKLVIVYHKHALFDERLFNYIVERISDNFTMFDQDQIGNLARWLVKCLGYDINDHYATVHGTCWSKDHINLLTHKIESNGVGDRCKMKLLKVLEHKSLGMRPVKYIDKGTYSHNNNKPLKRLKYFSLRNSKLVRILSENLPYYLHEYRYYNLVDIAEMYYMFDIKDTDLIRRFGLEIWKHVPRMKYGYQIKALITFAFLDTCENTSFKWMMRNIPQTLTFNWEPEMICDCIIALERITIRKMALFDRLSIYLQKNLPCLKKSQLLVQASSSLAKVNSPQPSLLHQIARLVEIEPKWMNLQQLISISSDCMALQIKIPLLFDSILNGNRVNQISECNPRFLTLIPQIYLFHKCGNESFIIEDNCKVFDNEIVKEALKKIVNDPNMLVKIHFTDVLKFLQSLANLSITLPQSQQMIYDILINNKIYLESKHLPVIVSIVANTLTHTMDNQQNKLVGILEDIIMEHCKNLTPDESIPCLWYSHCIGFTPDSQVISSLCQKIITHNTAIRNDYHKHLIKVIACWIRCEVTANNTLPLSHPILQFLKRSDDLPDLSYIVDPVSMAKIKNAHEMLGVEYKILVREPPFTIHIGKIDTEGLRQGIFVEDDIYIQKLLVIDDVVKFETAHLKPYYRTRAWYLGKRNWDIVYMGTIT from the exons ATGAAACCTAGGCGAATCTTCAGACGGATTCCTCCTCCCTGGCATATTGTCAGtaaaaacatttatttaagtaaaaaattgaaaaataataacaCTTCTATCGGCTCTAATCCCACTGCTATCAACGATTTTGACGATGTTATTCATTCATTCAATTCAATAACTAAACAAATCCCTGATCAAGATACATCCATCTGTTcaacaataaaattgggAGGAATATCCTTGAAAAATGCTGAAATAACTGCTAATTTAGACATCCATTTGATGGTTACCAAACTTTCCACTAGTCTACAACACATAGGCTATTTTCCTAGTAGTCATAGGTACAAGAAggattttatcaatttactGGAACAATTACCGCGCATACTTGCTTTTGTAACCCCTATCGAATTATTAAAGTTAGTTATTTCAATTGACCAATCTcacataaaattacattgtAATGACACaatcatttcattatttaatcaGTTATCAAATCATCTAGAATCTGTAATCAATGAACATAATTTGGTTTTGCTTATTCAATCATATTTAAACCTAAATAATCATTGCATTGAAGACATATTATCCACTCCATTTTATCAACAGTTGATCGAATTATTAacttcaaaaatatatatatcagaATGTGACTTGTTTAAActagtaatagtatatcaCAAGCATGCATTATTTGACGAAAGGCTGTTCAATTACATTGTCGAGCGAATTAGCGATAATTTTACTATGTTTGACCAGGatcaaattggaaatttgGCACGATGGTTGGTTAAGTGTCTGGgttatgatataaatgacCACTATGCAACTGTCCATGGTACTTGTTGGAGCAAAGatcatataaatttgttaacccataaaattgaatcCAATGGAGTTGGTGATAGATgtaaaatgaaattgttgaaaGTACTTGAGCACAAGTCTCTAGGGATGAGACcagtaaaatatattgataaagGTACTTACTCGCATAATAACAACAAACCATTGAAACGgctaaaatattttagtcTAAGAAATTCAAAACTTGTGCGTATATTATCTGAAAATTTaccatattatttacatgaATACCGTTATTACAATTTGGTAGATATTGCTGAAATGTATTACATGTTCGATATCAAAGATACTGACCTTATCAGGAGATTTGGCTTGGAAATTTGGAAGCATGTACCAAGGATGAAATATGGGTACCAAATAAAAGCACTAATT acattTGCATTCTTAGATACCTGCGAAAACACTAGTTTTAAATGGATGATGAGGAATATACCGCAGACTTTGACCTTCAATTGGGAGCCTGAAATGATATGTGATTGTATTATTGCCCTTGAAAGGATTACTATTAGAAAAATGGCTTTGTTTGACCGTCTAAGTATTTACCTCCAAAAGAATTTGCCCTGCCTTAAAAAGTCGCAGCTCCTGGTACAAGCATCAAGCTCATTGGCCAAAGTAAATTCTCCACAGCCGTCACTATTGCATCAAATAGCGCGGTTGGTTGAAATTGAACCCAAGTGGATGAATTTGCAGCAATTAATCTCGATTTCCAG CGATTGTATGGCattgcaaataaaaataccgCTGTTGTTTGATAGCATTCTTAATGGAAATAGAGTTAATCAGATATCAGAATGTAATCCAAGGTTCTTGACTTTAATCCCACAAATCTATCTATTTCACAAATGTGGTAATGAAAGTTTTATTATAGAAGACAATTGTAAAGTATTTGACAATGAAATAGTAAAAGAAGCGcttaaaaaaattgtcaatgaCCCAAACATGCTTGTGAAGATCCATTTTACTGATGTGCTGAAATTTTTGCAATCTCTTGCCAATCTATCAATTACACTGCCACAATCACAACAGAtgatatatgatatattgattaataataaaatttatttggaGTCTAAACACTTGCCAGTGATTGTGTCAATTGTTGCTAACACATTAACACATACTATGGATAATCAACAAAATAAGTTAGTGGGGATTTTGGAAGATATAATAATGGAGCACTGTAAGAATTTAACGCCAGATGAGTCAATACCATGTTTATGGTATTCTCATTGTATAGGTTTTACGCCTGATTCACAAGTAATTAGCAGCCTTTGCCAAAAAATCATAACACATAATACTGCAATTAGGAATGATTATCATAAGCATCTAATTAAG GTCATAGCTTGCTGGATTCGATGTGAAGTAACTGCTAATAATACTCTGCCTTTATCTCAtccaattttacaatttttgaagCGATCAGATGACTTGCCAGATCTATCATATATAGTGGACCCAGTATCTATGGCCAAGATTAAGAATGCACATGAAATGCTCGGCGTAGAG TACAAGATACTTGTGAGGGAACCTCCATTCACTATACATATTGGTAAAATAGATACTGAAGGCTTACGGCAGGGGATATTTGTAGAGGATGACATATACATTCAAAAGTTATTAGTGATTGATgatgttgtaaaatttgagaCAGCT
- a CDS encoding Ran-binding proteins 9/10 homolog (overlaps_old_locusTagID:BBM_III03755), which yields MESSCMYNKLYGSEPIPTCLNTTTYQQYIKIHHDNLTAEYIGRGIHTDPGSVKSNIFAPTNCVLYYFEIEVLECGSHCKVVVGFTPPNYHLNKVPGSEQGSIGYKAEDGMKLCGTIRPESFGPTYTKGDVIGVGMNYINKSYFFTKNGVFIGYAGNIGQSENYPTIGLNVDEKVKVNFSGPFQYDIFSLYQTEIDNDHKAMEVHTVDKDQLDHIVRCYLIYKGYNETLNIFNNETNFDDSKMSDDKSSQYIQEFYLTDRDIEIQLSTIGVRSDISQSILNGNILGAIEIINSNYPQILNNFSTTTLLLYTQHMIELVKNGFIDKAINWSQEHLTPFLYKDAPKEIKEVLERSCGLFAYENIEKCTLSWEVGCKRRNHTCNSVNEAILEHLGVKKKPGLCTIIQNLSVLRAMQREQNNNKGPVFIPKNLQDIFRI from the exons ATGGAATCATCGTGCatgtataacaaattatatggGAGTGAACCAATACCTACATGTCTAAATACTACGACTTACCAACAATATATAAAGATCCATCACGATAATTTAACTGCGGAATATATTGGCCGCGGAATTCACACTGATCCAGGG TCAGTCAAATCTAACATTTTTGCACCTACCAATTGCGTTTTGTACTATTTTGAAATAGAAGTTCTTGAATGTGGCTCGCACTGCAAAGTAGTCGTTGGGTTTACTCctccaaattatcatttaaacAAAGTACCCGGATCGGAACAAGG TTCAATTGGTTACAAGGCAGAAGATGGGATGAAGCTGTGCGGAACAATAAGACCGGAGTCTTTTGGTCCAACGTACACCAAGGGTGATGTTATAGGTGTGGGaatgaattatatcaataaatcatatttttttactaaaaatgGCGTATTTATTG GTTATGCTGGAAACATAGGACAATCTGAAAACTATCCCACTATAGGATTGAATGTGGATGAGAAGGTTAAGGTCAATTTTTCTGGCCCTTTCCAATACGATATTTTTTCACTTTATCAA ACagaaattgataatgacCATAAAGCGATGGAGGTACATACTGTTGATAAGGATCAACTTGATCATATTGTCAGATGTTATCTCATATACAAG ggaTACAATGAGACattgaatattttcaataacgagacaaattttgatgataGCAAAATGAGTGATGATAAGAGTTCTCAATATATACAAGAGTTTTATCTTACAGATAGAGATATCGAAATTCAGTTGTCAACAATTGGTGTAAGAAGTGATATTTCCCAATCCATACTGAATGGCAATATTTTAGGggcaattgaaattataaatagCAATTATCCGCAAAtattgaacaatttttcaactACAACGCTATTATTGTATACACAACATATGATTGAATTGGTCAAAAATGGATTTATTGACAAAGCAATTAATTGGTCCCAGGAACACCTAACTCCATTCCTTTACAAAGATGCACCTAAGGAGATTAAGGAAGTATTGGAAAGATCCTGCGGATTATTTGCCtatgaaaatattgaaaaatgtaCTTTGAGTTGGGAAGTGGGCTGCAAGAGGAGAAATCACACTTGTAATTCTGTGAATGAGGCCATTTTAGAGCATCTGGGAGTTAAGAAGAAACCAGGTCTTTGCACAATAATCCAAAACTTATCTGTACTGCGTGCTATGCAACGGGAACAGAATAATAATAAGGGCCCAGTGTTTATACCAAAGAATCTACAAGATATTTTTCgcatataa
- a CDS encoding hypothetical protein (overlaps_old_locusTagID:BBM_III03745) yields the protein MAWISAAAVLEDYVNDNRQCDNCNSTNINLISGSELTCLTCGQITSNAIDSHLDEYSLQLVKDNGLRPILFDKSKLSLEWKKVCNQLNISDDSFLRKMLHERRRARRKIANNRQYFLLLIGSLYYIQKRNSGASIFLDDIVNRLGLSTVTKKFAKVISEVSLQLNVKIHSQSLQSLISNLINQLISNRYSEYVKIVNNDTFSPKSFLTQLICNKTLTLENKVAINSTTFSNFISEHNKLIVDNTVDILHRFQMLDTNLQFVDDIFASEWRKYGCLSKITLAIAIHIALYKLSIPLPVKEYVTLLAINRSSFYRRRSYIQKLIGAEDPVIPIKYFGINTIKSDDDIMISDNTTGIDRQKKKCAEKYAQLQKEINSKHLNMDRQCITVTNDKRSKCIVCRYRSNGKIKKRCFSFNRYGIEGAKKLAEVFKLSHTNCSNHGTL from the coding sequence ATGGCTTGGATTAGTGCCGCTGCTGTGCTTGAAGATTATGTTAATGACAATCGTCAGTGTGATAATTGCAATTCTACCAATATCAATCTCATTTCTGGTTCAGAACTCACATGTTTAACCTGTGGTCAAATCACATCTAATGCAATAGACTCTCACTTAGATGAATATTCGTTGCAATTAGTTAAAGACAATGGGTTAAGGCCTATACTATTTGACAAGAGCAAATTATCCCTGGAATGGAAGAAGGTTTGTAATCAACTCAACATTTCAGATGATAGCTTTTTGCGCAAAATGTTACATGAAAGGAGAAGAGCTAGGAGGAAGATTGCCAACAATCGCCAATATTTTCTTCTTTTAATTGGCTCGCTTTACTACATTCAGAAGCGAAATTCCGGGGCTTCAATATTTCTAGATGATATAGTCAATCGTTTGGGATTATCAACTGTCACTAAGAAATTTGCTAAAGTAATTTCTGAAGTATCACTCCaattaaatgtaaaaattcattcaCAAAGTCTTCAATCACTTATATCCAATTTAATTAACCAATTGATATCCAATAGATATTCTgaatatgttaaaattgttaataacGATACATTTAGTCCAAAATCATTCCTCACgcaattaatttgtaataaaacCCTTACGCTGGAAAATAAAGTGGCAATAAATTCTACAACATTTAGCAACTTTATTTCTGaacataataaattgatcGTTGATAATACAGTTGATATTTTGCATAGGTTTCAGATGCTGGAcacaaatttgcaatttgtTGATGATATTTTCGCTAGTGAATGGCGGAAATATGGATGTTTATCTAAAATTACTTTAGCAATCGCAATCCACATTGCACTATACAAACTCTCAATCCCTTTGCCGGTTAAAGAATATGTCACTCTACTAGCAATTAACAGATCCTCATTTTACAGACGTAGAAgttatattcaaaaattaattggaGCTGAAGACCCAGTTATACCTATTAAATACTTTGGCATCAACACGATTAAATCggatgatgatataatgATAAGTGATAACACTACTGGTATTGATAGGCAAAAAAAAAAATGTGCTGAAAAGTATGCTCAATTGCAAAAGGAAATTAACTctaaacatttaaatatggaTAGGCAATGCATCACGGTGACTAATGATAAGAGATCCAAATGTATTGTATGTAGATACCGTTCtaatggtaaaattaaaaaaagaTGTTTTAGTTTCAATCGTTATGGTATAGAGGGAGCTAAAAAATTAGCTGAGGTATTCAAATTATCGCACACAAATTGTAGCAATCATGGTACATTATAA
- a CDS encoding conserved Plasmodium protein, unknown function (overlaps_old_locusTagID:BBM_III03760), whose amino-acid sequence MVKSSDLTKNELIHILATSKNSKEKNRAFKLLKKFEPNPKKHLDSTFKYGCAQQKTYKIVQSYVCWRCDKAKQAVVKCFWKTSEGVKIICNTCYLNMTQYLDIARAKKETPGLTKNIRPYDGVIT is encoded by the exons ATGGTTAAAAGTTCTGATTTGACAAAAAATGAACTGATCCACATTCTGGCAActtcaaaaaattccaaGGAAAAAAATCGTGCCTTCAAGTTactcaaaaaatttgaaccAAACCCCAAAAAACACTTGGATAGCACATTTAAGTACGGTTGTGCTCAGCAAAAAACGTACAAAATTGTCCAATCTTACGT TTGTTGGAGATGTGATAAAGCTAAACAGGCTGTTGTTAAGTGTTTCTGGAAAACATCGGAAG GTGTAAAAATCATATGCAATACCTGTTATTTGAATATGACACAATATCTTGATATCGCTAGGGCAAAGAAGGAAACTCCTGGATTAACTAAGAATATAAGGCCTTATGATGGAGTTATCACTTAA
- a CDS encoding UTP14, U3 small nucleolar RNA-associated protein 14 (overlaps_old_locusTagID:BBM_III03735) — protein sequence MSKKYRSQHNSSGDFTKYLIDYPKDENDAISIASDAMDNDTSDIDGEIIKVGDKDYCYENSNFLNNLSGAEDIDIDGLFVTLGGFGGKNTQIANLYNSIDKKEKEVVKPLLEHQQRKYYRQAAYQTIAKEVESWVPQISSNELKETITYGKPAPFEVNPQLLTSTITPINDFEKELAQAEANVKLLYQQNSQIYGLQNDSNSITSTKYSNKSIVHRQNMKNKQMNRIKSKNWHRVKRKGKEFLQEKLLSRVEVEDPELAKQIKYEIEIKAAERRLLRKREAQNKWAKMAIRYGGKEARAIASRQSQSLNDYEKNIISLAKKNDSDSDSDSDCDQSDNSDNDSYDANANEMNTMHPKVYNMKFMKRAREKLQSHSNSDHSGAENNEINSDCEVNPKSEVTECGDVEDKFSSIRKYITLNNAETVENNRNEIINSVKTPITCGVNGNKNDAKNNTVEDIVNQKRGLDKLLNAIPTKNNELACEIFTGNEEQLLTDSEEEGSNQFQASGWNRWISKTNQYKTNQDQNRKKRRVRVKTVNDMDKLTKYTIKALPYPHSDSKTFNNILDRPLGPEWNTAKAHKRLIQPKIEIKVGNIIIPIQKKNIVNRKEVDSLLRAFGKASRAQRTLARL from the exons ATGAGTAAAAAATATCGCAGTCAACACAACTCGTCGGGTGACTTCaccaaatatttgattgaCTACCCAAAAGACGAAAATGACGCCATATCAATAGCTTCCGATGCAATGGATAATGATACTAGTGATATAGATGGAGAAATCATCAAAGTTGGTGATAAGGATTATTGTTACGAAAATAGTAATTTCCTTAATAACCTGAGTGGTGCCGAGGACATCGATATCGATGGGTTATTTGTTACTTTGGGTGGTTTTGGTGGGAAAAACACTCAAATAGCTAATCTATATAATAGTATTGATAAGAAAGAGAAGGAAGTCGTTAAACCATTACTGGAACATCAGCAAAGAAAATATTACCGCCAAGCAGCATACCAAACTATAGCCAAAGAGGTAGAATCGTGGGTACCACAAATCTCGTCTAATGAACTTAAGGAGACAATTACATATGGAAAACCAGCTCCATTTGAGGTTAATCCTCAATTACTAACCTCAACGATCACACCCATTAATGACTTTGAAAAGGAATTGGCGCAGGCTGAGGCGAATGTCAAGCTGTTATATCAAcaaaattcacaaatataCGGTTTACAGAATGATTCCAACTCTATTACCTccacaaaatattcaaataaatctaTAGTTCATAGgcaaaatatgaaaaaCAAACAGATGAATCGCATTAAAAGCAAGAATTGGCATCGGGTAAAACGCAAGGGTAAAGAATTTCTCCAAGAAAAACTATTATCACGCGTAGAAGTAGAAGATCCGGAGCTAGCTAAGCAGattaaatatgaaatagAAATAAAGGCAGCGGAACGCAGACTATTAAGAAAGAGGGAAGCACAAAACAAGTGGGCCAAAATGGCCATTCGGTATGGGGGTAAAGAAGCTCGTGCCATAGCTTCTAGACAATCTCAATCCCTAAATGATTACGAAAAGAACATCATTTCACTTGctaaaaaaaatgattcAGACTCGGATAGCGATTCTGATTGCGATCAATCGGACAATAGTGACAATGACTCATATGATGCGAATGCCAATGAAATGAATACTATGCATCCCAAGGTTTATAATATGAAATTCATGAAAAGAGCTCGAGAGAAGTTACAATCACATTCAAATTCTGATCATTCTGGTGCCGAgaataatgaaataaatagtGATTGCGAAGTAAACCCTAAAAGTGAAGTTACAGAGTGCGGTGATGTTGAAGATAAATTCAGTAGTATAAGGAAATATATCACATTAAACAATGCTGAAACAGTTGAAAATAATCgaaatgaaattataaattcagTTAAAACACCAATCACTTGTGGAGTAAATGGAAATAAAAACGatgcaaaaaataatactgTGGAAGATATTGTCAATCAGAAAAGGGGATTAGACAAGCTATTAAATGCTATTCCTACGAAAAACAACGAACTAGCTTGTGAAATATTCACTGGCAATGAAGAGCAGCTTCTTACTGATAGTGAGGAAGAGGGATCTAATCAGTTTCAAGCATCAGGTTGGAATAGATGGATCAGTAAGACGAATCAATATAAAACAAATCAAGATCAAAATCGTAAG AAACGACGGGTGCGCGTTAAAACGGTGAACGACATGGACAAATTGACAaagtatacaataaaaGCCCTACCTTACCCACACTCTGACAGCAAAACATTTAACAACATTTTGGATAGACCTTTAGGTCCGGAGTGGAATACGGCTAAAGCCCATAAAAGATTAATCCAGCCAAAGATTGAGATCAAGGTTGGGAATATAATCATTCCGATTCAAAAGAAGAATATTGTCAATAGGAAAGAGGTGGACTCGCTGTTGCGTGCATTTGGTAAGGCTTCAAGGGCGCAGCGTACGTTGGCACGTTTGTGA
- a CDS encoding cyclin-dependent kinase 7 (overlaps_old_locusTagID:BBM_III03750), with protein MDDPHQRFEILDSHLGEGTYGKVVEGFDRLLNKKVAIKKVMASIPSEGLNKSYIGMVGIHLTTIREVKIMMELKHENLMGIIAIYRDGDFINIVMDLMKTDLKAIITSKVRLQESHIKCILYQILLGLEYLHKYSFAHRDLSTGNIFISAEGICKLADFGLSRQTILPPDASTNYQRPEKMTHKVVTLWYRPPELLLGADCYHTACDIWSVGCIFAEMITGHPLFPGVNEIDQLSKIYKITGTPSEENWPEAKRLPYYTEYSFSRGKEIEHFVPTLNLQAKDLLQRLIKLNPHERITATEALKHEYFTTAQLPCKPSQLPI; from the exons ATGGATGATCCACACCAAAGATTCGAAATCCTCGACTCCCACCTAGGAGAAGGTACTTATGGCAAGGTAGTCGAAGGATTTGACAGGCTGCTAAACAAAAAGGTTGCCATCAAGAAGGTTATGGCCAGTATACCTTCTGAGGGGTTGAATAAGAGCTACATTGGTATGGTAGGAATTCACTTAACAACTATTAGAGAGGTTAAGATTATGATGGAGCTAAAACACGAGAATCTGATGGGTATTATCGCAATTTATCGGGATGGAGACTTCATAAACATTGTAATGGACCTCATGAAGACGGACCTCAAGGCAATCATCACTTCCAAAGTGAGATTACAAGAATCTCATATCAAATGTATACTTTACCAAATACTCCTAGGACTGGAATACCTgcataaatattcatttgcCCACAGAGATTTATCTACTGGTAACATATTTATCTCTGCTGAGGGTATATGCAAATTGGCGGATTTTGGCCTTTCTAGACAGACAATTCTACCTCCTGATGCTTCAACAAACTATCAAAGGCCTGAAAAAATGACACACAAAGTTGTTACCCTTTGGTATCGGCCTCCAGAGTTATTACTAGGGGCTGATTGTTATCATACAGCTTGTGATATTTGGAGTGTAGGTTGTATATTCGCCG AAATGATAACTGGGCACCCTTTATTTCCCGGCGTAAATGAGATAGATCAGCTaagtaaaatatacaaaataactGGTACGCCTAGTGAAGAAAACTGGCCAGAAGCTAAAAGGCTGCCATATTACACCGAATACTCTTTCTCTCGTGGCAAAGAAATTGAACACTTTGTACCAA CTTTGAATTTGCAAGCAAAGGATTTGTTACAGCGTTTGATTAAGCTAAATCCTCATGAACGTATAACGGCCACAGAA GCACTAAAGcatgaatattttacaacagCTCAATTGCCCTGCAAGCCGAGCCAATTACCCATATAA